A single window of Eucalyptus grandis isolate ANBG69807.140 chromosome 1, ASM1654582v1, whole genome shotgun sequence DNA harbors:
- the LOC104445437 gene encoding uncharacterized protein LOC104445437 yields the protein MESNKKRTPNSSQKKRSERNDKKNQKPRQENGVKGSNARRTDSKASTGRPGDSRAGPEPAEVYENVVIHYVDDASRIEDANGNAQIPVLPDEQNKDETSDDHSSDLEKESCQGKEEGSDAETVKDSVSSQGDSVTTEEERSSWKVDKRKNKTSTTESSPHESRTKIDHENNKSQSKALQSTNGKSTMSRKETSGVFTKSLCNGDPGHRDFPTKPSSESSEGADDKSTEEIKEVDILDEASNVTQSVGSDGDASDAGENERKDQAALEQKIEEMEMRIEKLEEELREAAALEISLYSVAPEHGSSAHKVHTPARRLSRLYIHACKHWTQDKRATIAKNIVSGLVLIAKSCSNDVPRLTFWLSNAVVLREIVSQAFGSSHNSSPFTRFAESNGSDKKSEAKSMTLKWKGNSNFKQTTGSMQFLEDWQETGTFTGALEKVEMWIFSRIVESIWWQAFTPHMQTPVQDSFSNKSAGKLLGPALGDQQQGNFSINLWTNAFQDAFRQMCPVRAARHECGCLPVLAKMVMEQCVARLDVAMFNAILRESAFEIPTDPVSDPIVDSRVLPIPAGHLSFGSGAQLKNSVGNWSRWLSDMFGMDNDNPAEEDQHNNKEEFQQGGDSELKSFLLLNELSELLMLPKDLILDRSIRKEVCPTISLALVKRVLCNFTPDEFCPDSVPGAVLEALNAESIVERRISGETVRNFPYTAAPVTYCPPSSLDVAEKVAEAGVRFQLSRNVSAVQRKGYTSDEELEDLESPLVSIMDNMYSSPTTVSNGNGNGKLVERPGYSLMNARYELLREVWSE from the exons ATGGAAAGCAATAAGAAACGAACTCCAAATAGCAGTCAAAAAAAGCGCTCCGAAAGAAATGATAAGAAAAACCAAAAGCCACGTCAGGAGAATGGCGTGAAGGGTTCGAATGCCAGACGAACAGACTCTAAAGCTTCAACTGGTAGACCAGGTGATTCCAGGGCAGGTCCTGAGCCTGCTGAAGTTTATGAAAACGTGGTTATACACTATGTAGATGATGCCAGCAGGATTGAGGATGCAAATGGTAATGCACAAATTCCAGTGTTGCCTGATGAACAAAACAAGGATGAAACCTCGGATGACCATTCTAGTGATCTGGAGAAGGAATCTTGCCagggaaaggaagaaggatCAGACGCTGAGACTGTTAAAGATTCTGTATCATCTCAAGGAGATTCTGTGACCACTGAGGAGGAAAGATCTTCATGGAAAgtcgacaaaagaaaaaacaagacaaGCACCACAGAGAGCTCACCTCATGAATCAAGAACGAAAATTGACCATGAAAACAATAAATCACAGTCCAAAGCATTGCAGAGTACCAATGGGAAATCTACAATGTCCAGGAAGGAGACTTCTGGAGTTTTTACCAAAAGTTTATGTAACGGTGACCCTGGGCATAGAGATTTTCCTACTAAACCTTCATCAGAATCTTCTGAAGGAGCAGATGACAAAAGTACTGAAGAGATCAAGGAAGTTGATATATTAGATGAAGCCTCAAATGTCACTCAAAGTGTTGGAAGTGATGGTGATGCTTCTGATGCTGGAGAAAATGAGCGGAAGGATCAGGCTGCTTTGGAACAAAAGATCGAAGAAATGGAGATGAGaattgagaaacttgaagaggAATTGAGAGAAGCTGCTGCCCTCGAAATCTCACTCTATTCTGTGGCACCCGAGCATGGGAGTTCTGCACATAAAGTTCACACGCCTGCTCGACGTCTTTCTAGACTCTACATTCATGCTTGTAAGCATTGGACTCAAGACAAGCGGGCCACTATAGCTAAAAACATCGTCTCAGGGCTTGTCTTGATTGCAAAGTCCTGCAGTAATGATGTCCCAAG GTTAACCTTCTGGTTGTCCAACGCCGTTGTGCTGAGGGAAATCGTTTCTCAAGCATTTGGCAGTTCACATAACTCAAGCCCTTTTACAAGGTTTGCTGAGTCAAATGGGAGTGACAAGAAAAGTGAAGCCAAGTCTATGACGTTGAAATGGAAGGGCAATTCTAACTTCAAGCAAACAACTGGCTCTATGCAGTTTCTAGAGGACTGGCAGGAAACAGGAACCTTCACGGGTGCTTTAGAGAAAGTTGAGATGTGGATTTTCTCCCGGATAGTTGAGTCCATTTGGTGGCAG GCTTTCACTCCACACATGCAAACACCCGTTCaggattcattttccaacaaaagcgCGGGGAAGTTGCTGGGACCAGCATTGGGTGATCAGCAGCAGGGGAATTTCTCTATTAACTTGTGGACAAATGCTTTTCAAGACGCTTTTCGACAGATGTGTCCTGTTAGAGCAGCAAGACATGAGTGTGGTTGCTTGCCTGTATTGGCAAAGATG GTAATGGAACAATGTGTTGCCAGATTAGATGTGGCAATGTTCAATGCCATTCTTCGTGAATCAGCTTTTGAGATACCAACAGATCCAGTCTCTGATCCAATTGTCGATTCCAGGGTACTGCCTATACCAGCAGGACACTTGAGTTTCGGATCTGGAGCTCAGCTTAAAAATTCA GTTGGCAATTGGTCTAGATGGCTAAGTGACATGTTTGGCATGGATAATGACAACCCTGCTGAAGAGGATCAGCACAATAACAAGGAGGAATTTCAGCAGGGTGGTGATAGTGAACTTAAGTCCTTCCTTCTTCTTAATGAGCTGAGTGAACTTCTAATGCTCCCAAAAGACTTGATTTTAGATCGATCAATCAGAAAGGAG GTGTGTCCGACGATTAGTCTAGCTCTGGTCAAACGGGTGCTCTGCAACTTTACTCCAGATGAGTTTTGTCCAGATTCTGTTCCAGGAGCTGTATTGGAGGCACTGAATGCCGAA AGTATTGTGGAGCGGCGAATTTCTGGAGAAACTGTGAGAAACTTTCCTTATACAGCTGCTCCTGTTACGTACTGCCCGCCTTCCTCTCTTGAtgtggcagagaaagttgcaGAGGCAGGAGTCCGTTTTCAGTTGTCAAGGAACGTGTCTGCAGTGCAGAGAAAAGGGTACACAAGCGACGAAGAACTTGAAGACCTGGAATCTCCTCTCGTGTCTATAATGGATAATATGTATTCATCTCCGACTACCGTTAGTAATGGAAATGGAAATGGGAAACTAGTGGAGCGTCCTGGTTACTCTTTGATGAACGCAAGATATGAACTCCTTCGAGAGGTCTGGTCCGAGTGA
- the LOC104445398 gene encoding zinc finger A20 and AN1 domain-containing stress-associated protein 4-like, producing the protein MEFPNGMGWQSTKGCILCINCGFFGSAAMGNMCSKCHKDMLQKREQAELAASSSTTSIGAASSGESGKEHAVAGARDVHSGAVDVEASSITSLPESTSTGNSAALLFRNLRMNVKEGPNRCTACRKRVGLTGFNCRCGNLFCAAHRHADEHDCSIDYWTANRAALTKRNPIVKAEKLGKI; encoded by the coding sequence ATGGAGTTTCCCAACGGGATGGGATGGCAGAGTACAAAAGGCTGTATCCTTTGCATCAATTGCGGCTTCTTCGGAAGTGCAGCCATGGGAAACATGTGTTCCAAGTGCCACAAGGACATGCTGCAGAAGCGAGAACAAGCTGAGCTTGCAGCTTCTTCCTCCACCACCAGCATTGGTGCAGCAAGCTCTGGTGAGAGCGGGAAGGAGCATGCAGTTGCTGGTGCAAGGGACGTGCACAGTGGTGCAGTGGATGTTGAAGCCTCATCAATCACTAGTTTACCAGAATCGACTTCAACTGGGAATTCAGCTGCATTGTTATTCAGAAATCTCAGAATGAATGTGAAGGAAGGGCCTAATAGGTGCACTGCATGCCGCAAACGCGTGGGTCTGACCGGGTTCAACTGCAGGTGCGGCAACCTTTTCTGCGCGGCGCATCGCCACGCTGATGAGCATGACTGCTCCATTGATTATTGGACCGCTAACCGGGCTGCTCTAACCAAAAGAAACCCTATTGTCAAGGCAGAAAAACTCGGTAAGATATAG
- the LOC104445429 gene encoding LOW QUALITY PROTEIN: probably inactive leucine-rich repeat receptor-like protein kinase At5g06940 (The sequence of the model RefSeq protein was modified relative to this genomic sequence to represent the inferred CDS: inserted 1 base in 1 codon), producing MAAACTLPLFLSVALHVFMLCTASSEADTLLSFKSSIEDPNHSLSTWSSKSSSSSSPAHYCNWTGVSCSANPPFHVTALNLQAMNLSGEISASVCELRYLSYLNLADNVFNQAIPLELSQCTSLDTLNLSNNLIWGPIPDQIAGFSNLKVLDLSRNHIEGKIPETIGALKDLQVLNLGNNLLSGNVPPVLGNFTKLVDLDLSENAYLVSEIHDDFGKLVRLEQLLLQRSGFYGGIPDSFAGLQSLSVLDLSQNNLTGGISQTVVASLKNLVSFDVSQNRLTGPFPDGICGAKGLTELSLHTNLLNGSVLESIHECFNLEKFQIQNNDFSGDFPSGLWSLPKIKVVRAENNRFSGDIPDSVSKATQLEQVQIDNNSFTGKIPQGLGLVKSLYRFSGSLNKFHGEIPPNFCDSPVMSIXNLSHNALSGKIPELTKCRRLVSLALADNSLTGEIPTSLADLSVLTYLDLSANNLTGPIPQQFQNLKLALLNVSFNQLSGRVPYALISGLPASFLQGNPGLCGPGLSTPCLDDQPSRRKTRITTLTYALISVALGVGVLIVAAGFFVYHKSSKQKQQTGIWRSVFFYPLRVTEQDLIMGMDEKTAAGAGGAFGRVYVLSLPSGELIAVKRLVNFGIHSSKALKSEIKILAKTRHKSIAKILGFFHSDESIFVIYEFVPGGSLGDLLFRSDFQLQWSFRFRIAIGVAQGLAYLHKDYVPHLLHRNVKSSNILLDAEFNPKLTDFALDRVVGEAAFQTTLVSELASSCYNAPECGYSKKATEQMDVYSFGVVLLELVTGRQAEQKELAESVDIVKWVRRKINLTNGALQVLDPKISSSSQKEMLGALEIALRCTSVAPEKRPSMTEVIRNLQLHGSKGSSPSLEFSASENPMSV from the exons ATGGCCGCAGCCTGCACACTCCCGCTCTTCCTCTCCGTGGCTCTGCACGTCTTCATGCTCTGCACGGCCTCCTCGGAAGCCGACACTCTCCTCTCCTTCAAGTCCTCCATCGAAGACCCGAACCACTCTCTGTCCACCTGGTCTTCCAagtcctcttcctcttcctcccccGCTCACTACTGTAACTGGACCGGCGTTTCTTGCTCCGCTAACCCGCCATTCCACGTCACCGCGCTCAACCTTCAAGCCATGAACCTGTCCGGTGAAATCTCGGCTTCGGTATGCGAGCTTCGCTATCTGTCCTACCTCAACCTTGCTGACAACGTCTTCAACCAGGCCATTCCTCTGGAGCTCTCTCAGTGCACTTCCCTGGACACTCTGAACCTCAGCAACAACCTCATCTGGGGCCCCATCCCTGACCAGATTGCTGGGTTCAGTAACTTGAAGGTTCTTGATTTGAGCAGGAACCACATCGAGGGAAAAATCCCAGAAACCATTGGTGCTCTCAAGGACCTTCAGGTTCTCAACTTGGGGAACAACTTGCTCTCAGGTAACGTGCCTCCTGTTCTTGGGAACTTCACGAAGCTTGTTGATCTTGATTTGTCTGAGAATGCGTATTTGGTGAGTGAGATTCATGACGATTTCGGGAAGCTCGTGAGGCTGGAGCAACTTTTGCTTCAAAGGTCTGGCTTTTATGGTGGGATACCAGATTCCTTTGCGGGGTTACAGAGTTTGTCTGTTTTGGACCTTTCTCAGAATAATCTCACTGGTGGGATTTCTCAGACAGTTGTGGCTTCACTCAAGAACTTGGTTTCTTTTGATGTCTCACAGAATAGGCTTACGGGGCCATTTCCTGATGGTATCTGCGGCGCGAAAGGTCTTACAGAACTCAGTCTCCATACAAATTTGCTTAATGGGTCGGTGCTTGAGTCTATCCACGAGTGCTTCAATCTAGAGAAGTTCCAAATTCAGAACAATGATTTTTCTGGTGATTTTCCTAGTGGGTTATGGTCACTGCCTAAGATTAAAGTGGTAAGGGCTGAAAACAATAGGTTTTCTGGAGATATACCAGATTCGGTGTCAAAGGCTACACAGTTGGAACAAGTTCAGATTGATAACAACAGCTTCACTGGTAAAATTCCTCAGGGTCTTGGTCTGGTCAAGAGCTTATACAGATTCTCCGGGTCTTTAAATAAATTCCATGGCGAAATCCCTCCAAATTTTTGCGATTCGCCTGTTATGAGCA TAAATCTTTCGCACAACGCTCTTTCTGGTAAAATCCCAGAGCTGACGAAATGCAGGAGGCTCGTTTCATTGGCATTGGCAGACAACAGTCTGACCGGGGAAATCCCCACATCGCTCGCAGATCTATCGGTATTAACTTACCTCGACCTTTCGGCTAACAATCTCACTGGACCAATTCCACAACAGTTTCAAAACTTGAAGCTTGCTCTCCTGAATGTGTCCTTCAACCAGCTCTCTGGGAGGGTTCCATATGCTCTAATTTCAGGTCTTCCTGCTTCGTTTCTCCAAGGAAATCCTGGGCTTTGTGGGCCGGGATTATCGACACCATGTTTGGATGACCAACCGAGCCGCCGCAAGACGAGGATTACGACATTGACATATGCCCTGATTTCTGTGGCTTTGGGGGTTGGGGTGTTAATTGTAGCTGCTGGTTTCTTCGTGTATCACAAGTCATCAAAGCAAAAACAGCAAACGGGCATTTGGCGTTCGGTTTTCTTTTATCCTCTGAGAGTCACCGAGCAGGATTTGATCATGGGAATGGATGAGAAAACTGCTGCCGGAGCTGGTGGAGCTTTCGGAAGAGTGTATGTACTAAGTCTACCTAGTGGCGAACTAATTGCAGTGAAAAGGTTGGTTAATTTTGGAATCCACTCTTCTAAAGCGCTGAAGTCTGAGATCAAGATATTAGCTAAAACTAGGCACAAAAGCATTGCTAAAATTCTGGGTTTCTTCCACTCTGATGAGTCGATATTTGTAATCTATGAATTTGTGCCTGGTGGTAGCTTGGGGGACTTACTTTTCAGGTCAGACTTTCAGCTTCAGTGGAGCTTTAGATTCCGGATTGCCATTGGAGTTGCGCAAGGACTGGCATACCTGCACAAGGATTACGTTCCTCATTTACTTCACAGGAATGTCAAGTCGAGTAATATTCTTCTGGACGCTGAATTTAACCCCAAGCTCACTGATTTTGCTCTTGACCGAGTTGTTGGTGAAGCAGCATTTCAGACAACACTCGTTTCAGAATTAGCTTCCTCTTGTTATAATGCACCAG AATGTGGATACAGCAAGAAAGCTACTGAGCAAATGGACGTTTACAGCTTTGGTGTTGTGTTGTTGGAGCTAGTGACTGGCCGACAAGCAGAGCAAAAGGAGCTGGCCGAGTCTGTTGATATCGTGAAGTGGGTTCGACGGAAAATCAACCTCACAAACGGGGCTCTACAGGTTCTTGACCCCAAGATATCAAGCTCCTCCCAAAAGGAAATGCTGGGAGCACTGGAGATCGCTCTGCGCTGCACATCTGTGGCACCGGAGAAACGACCATCAATGACTGAAGTCATCAGAAATCTTCAGTTACACGGTTCTAAGGGTAGCTCTCCGAGTTTGGAGTTCTCTGCCTCAGAGAACCCAATGTCAGTGTGA